One window from the genome of Gimesia aquarii encodes:
- a CDS encoding flagellar basal body L-ring protein FlgH — protein MKKNMITRYSNLVGNQRLSERNCQRDWMLAVLREAISLGCIVLLCSSVAQAQSPAVQANSTTTIRSPQGTSVSGTEKEKQPSQRRRLKQTERIAAQIDDFGAVSEAVQVTESLANTFGQGDLYSYSPKPPLIKDYSLIYVPPLEPIVVKVHDIVTILVDEKSSVTVDSRFNRNRTEILKAELKEFLRIDEKGNLAPAALNSPKIDTQLQGRLQSTGQLADREGIQYRIAAIVVDIRPNGNLILEARKSIRTNRDVWEYRLTGEIRSKDVNRDNTALSENIANLDIVKHQRGKVYQSTKRPWGVVLYDWFFPF, from the coding sequence ATGAAAAAAAATATGATAACAAGGTACTCAAATCTAGTTGGGAATCAGAGACTCAGTGAGCGAAACTGCCAACGCGATTGGATGTTGGCAGTATTACGGGAGGCGATTTCTCTGGGATGTATCGTATTGTTATGTTCTTCAGTTGCGCAGGCACAGTCTCCAGCAGTGCAGGCGAACTCGACCACAACAATACGATCACCCCAGGGTACTTCCGTGTCCGGTACTGAGAAAGAAAAGCAGCCATCACAACGCAGGCGATTAAAACAAACTGAAAGGATTGCAGCTCAAATAGATGATTTCGGCGCTGTTTCTGAAGCGGTTCAAGTTACCGAGTCGCTGGCAAATACATTTGGTCAAGGAGATTTATATTCGTATTCGCCAAAGCCTCCTCTAATCAAAGACTATTCGTTGATTTATGTTCCACCATTGGAGCCCATTGTGGTGAAGGTACACGATATCGTCACTATTTTGGTTGATGAAAAATCGAGTGTGACCGTTGATTCCCGTTTTAATCGAAATCGAACTGAAATTTTGAAAGCTGAGTTGAAAGAATTTTTACGAATTGATGAGAAAGGAAATTTGGCGCCTGCCGCCTTGAATAGTCCCAAGATCGATACTCAGCTTCAAGGACGGTTACAAAGTACAGGGCAGTTGGCGGATCGCGAAGGAATTCAATATCGAATTGCGGCGATTGTGGTTGACATTCGACCCAACGGAAATTTGATTCTCGAAGCGCGAAAAAGCATTCGCACGAATCGTGATGTCTGGGAATATCGATTAACTGGTGAAATTCGCAGTAAAGATGTGAACCGTGACAACACGGCATTAAGCGAGAATATTGCCAATTTGGATATTGTGAAACATCAGAGAGGCAAAGTCTATCAGAGCACGAAAAGACCATGGGGGGTTGTTTTGTACGATTGGTTCTTTCCATTTTAA
- the flgA gene encoding flagellar basal body P-ring formation chaperone FlgA, producing MVVDTPVVHLGDIADVLNADVEQVAHLKAMALQPAPPQGRTQVITISHIRSRLQALGVDLSKLELTGKSQVQVSSKQTVQRKHRLPHATQQDMKKAEEKVHRALSDWLKKTFRDANSYSIMIRVPHDDVQMIRASNPASYRFSKIDRILGTEQELTLDLIDSKGAVRQTRVFCQLQNIPEILAAKYTLSKGTVIRADDLVWVKPQKNQKGITDPQLVISRELTRTVHQSHAIRSQDLMEVPLIRDGAIVTVSARRGGITVKREMRARGNGGLGDPITLIALEGRDRLTATVSGYNQAEVNYRPANEIQRDSRVQFISGAIGSRGSTNRARVRRGAAQSVIRRVGGTR from the coding sequence GTGGTTGTTGACACACCAGTTGTTCATTTAGGAGATATTGCAGATGTTTTAAATGCCGATGTAGAACAGGTAGCCCATTTGAAAGCGATGGCATTACAACCTGCACCACCTCAGGGGCGAACCCAGGTGATTACGATTTCTCACATTCGAAGTCGCTTACAGGCATTAGGAGTGGATCTAAGCAAACTGGAACTCACAGGCAAAAGCCAAGTCCAGGTCAGTTCAAAGCAGACAGTTCAACGTAAACACCGATTACCTCACGCAACACAGCAGGACATGAAAAAAGCGGAAGAAAAAGTTCATCGAGCATTATCAGACTGGTTGAAGAAAACTTTCAGAGATGCGAATAGCTATTCTATTATGATTCGAGTACCACACGACGATGTGCAGATGATTCGTGCGAGTAACCCTGCATCGTATCGTTTTTCTAAGATCGACAGAATATTAGGTACCGAGCAGGAATTGACTTTGGACTTAATTGATTCCAAAGGGGCAGTCCGTCAGACACGCGTGTTTTGTCAGCTTCAGAACATTCCAGAAATTCTGGCAGCAAAATATACTTTGAGTAAAGGGACGGTAATCCGTGCCGATGATCTTGTCTGGGTTAAACCTCAGAAAAACCAAAAAGGAATCACTGATCCGCAACTTGTAATCAGCAGAGAATTAACACGTACGGTACATCAATCCCATGCAATACGCAGTCAGGATTTGATGGAAGTCCCTTTGATTCGTGATGGAGCCATCGTGACTGTTTCCGCTCGTCGTGGAGGGATTACGGTTAAAAGAGAAATGAGAGCGCGCGGTAATGGTGGTTTGGGAGATCCTATTACACTAATCGCATTAGAAGGTCGCGATCGATTGACGGCAACAGTATCTGGATATAACCAGGCTGAAGTCAATTATCGGCCTGCAAATGAAATCCAACGTGATTCTCGAGTTCAATTTATTTCTGGTGCAATAGGATCAAGGGGTTCTACCAATCGTGCTAGAGTGCGTCGAGGCGCTGCTCAATCAGTGATTCGAAGAGTAGGGGGGACTCGATGA
- a CDS encoding flagellar basal body rod C-terminal domain-containing protein, whose protein sequence is MSRFWISSILALLSLLFCLGFGALLTTVDTTVISLDVEPSAQGTDRKFAQGALLPSDGMFDIAIEGEGFFQINDEYQTVYTRSGNFTLDENGEFVMASKVKRHSIEPAISIPKDAIHVFISRDGLVSYQRFGETKAQHAGQIQLARFENAKGLIRLDDNLFKETKNSGSPSVGNPGKEGRGQLLQGFLEQSNKDSISEVVKPDSRIMQVAVDEVL, encoded by the coding sequence ATGTCTCGCTTTTGGATCAGTTCGATTTTGGCATTATTATCACTCCTTTTTTGTCTTGGTTTCGGAGCACTTCTAACTACTGTTGATACAACAGTCATCAGCTTAGATGTAGAACCAAGTGCTCAAGGAACAGACAGAAAATTTGCTCAGGGCGCGCTATTGCCATCTGATGGTATGTTTGATATCGCAATCGAAGGTGAAGGTTTTTTTCAAATCAATGATGAGTACCAAACTGTATATACTCGTTCGGGAAATTTTACCCTTGATGAGAATGGTGAGTTTGTAATGGCTTCAAAAGTAAAGCGTCATTCTATTGAACCAGCCATTAGTATTCCTAAGGATGCAATTCATGTTTTCATTTCAAGAGACGGTTTGGTCAGCTATCAGCGGTTTGGAGAAACGAAAGCTCAACATGCAGGCCAAATTCAACTTGCCAGATTTGAAAACGCTAAGGGTTTAATACGACTAGATGATAACTTGTTTAAAGAAACAAAAAATTCTGGCAGTCCTTCCGTGGGAAATCCTGGAAAAGAAGGCCGAGGGCAACTGCTTCAAGGGTTTCTTGAACAGTCAAATAAAGATTCGATTTCTGAAGTTGTAAAACCTGATAGCCGGATCATGCAAGTTGCTGTTGATGAGGTATTGTAA
- the flgG gene encoding flagellar basal-body rod protein FlgG gives MAIRALYTGASGMGANAFNLDMIANNLANAGTTAYKQSRANFEDIFYEHFKLPGVQDNAGNITPTGISLGLGTRVQSTEGDFSQGSIIPTTGEFDMAIVGEGFFQVNDGIQTLYTRAGNFSLNANGDVVMASADTGYLLEPTISIPQDAINISISGDGVVSYQQQGSNQIQTAGNIQIARFINNQGLLRQGDNLYQETTGSGSPQVGDPGVEGRGSLRQFFLEQSNVEPVRELVALIQTQRNFELNSQVVQAADQALQTVANMRRF, from the coding sequence ATGGCAATAAGAGCTCTGTATACAGGTGCTTCAGGAATGGGGGCAAATGCTTTCAATCTCGATATGATTGCCAACAATTTGGCGAACGCTGGGACCACTGCTTACAAGCAAAGTCGAGCCAACTTTGAGGATATCTTTTACGAACATTTCAAATTGCCCGGAGTTCAAGACAATGCCGGAAATATTACACCGACTGGAATCAGTCTCGGTTTGGGTACTCGAGTTCAGAGTACTGAAGGAGACTTCAGCCAGGGTTCAATTATTCCTACAACTGGTGAGTTTGACATGGCGATTGTAGGCGAAGGTTTTTTTCAAGTGAATGATGGGATTCAAACCTTATATACACGCGCAGGAAATTTCAGTCTCAATGCCAATGGTGATGTCGTAATGGCCTCTGCAGACACAGGTTATCTGCTAGAACCCACGATTTCGATTCCACAGGATGCAATCAATATTTCTATTTCCGGGGATGGAGTTGTGAGCTATCAGCAACAGGGCTCCAATCAAATTCAGACTGCCGGTAATATTCAGATTGCCAGATTCATAAATAACCAGGGATTACTGCGTCAGGGCGATAACCTGTATCAAGAAACGACGGGTTCCGGCAGTCCACAAGTGGGAGATCCGGGGGTGGAAGGCCGCGGAAGCTTGCGTCAGTTTTTCCTTGAACAATCCAATGTGGAACCGGTGCGTGAATTAGTCGCCTTGATTCAAACACAGAGAAACTTTGAGTTGAATAGTCAAGTCGTTCAAGCGGCTGATCAGGCTTTGCAGACCGTTGCCAACATGCGTCGTTTCTAA
- a CDS encoding flagellar hook-basal body protein, protein MIYGMYLSAQGADSNSVRLDVLSNNMANANSTSFKRDIPIFRMNPPHDAKEGPLNGLPGDLENHTGGITLEEIRTDFENGSFIATEGELDLALKGPGFFQVVRDNETLLTRNGSLSLNADHQLVTADYGLPILDERGTEIEIPVEAVRIEISLDGVVTPYDQNGQSLGSVGQLAVVMPTSLEELVKLGEGLYTTEGRVTPLEGPVNIQQGFLEASGTNSIEEMMELVSASRLFESNINMIKLQDDSLGRLLQSMPRR, encoded by the coding sequence ATGATTTACGGCATGTACCTCTCAGCACAGGGAGCTGATTCCAATTCGGTTCGGCTTGATGTGTTATCAAACAATATGGCGAATGCCAATTCGACCTCGTTTAAGCGTGATATTCCCATCTTTCGTATGAACCCTCCACATGATGCGAAAGAGGGACCCTTAAATGGCTTGCCCGGTGATTTGGAGAATCATACGGGAGGTATTACTCTCGAAGAGATTCGCACCGATTTTGAGAACGGTTCATTTATTGCCACAGAAGGTGAACTGGATCTGGCACTCAAAGGACCAGGCTTTTTTCAAGTGGTTCGCGATAATGAAACCTTATTGACACGTAATGGTTCGCTTTCGCTCAATGCTGATCACCAACTTGTAACAGCCGACTATGGTTTACCGATTTTGGATGAACGGGGAACCGAAATCGAGATTCCAGTCGAGGCGGTTCGCATCGAAATCTCTCTTGATGGTGTCGTGACTCCCTATGATCAGAATGGCCAATCATTGGGTTCGGTAGGTCAGTTGGCTGTTGTCATGCCGACATCACTCGAAGAATTAGTCAAACTTGGCGAAGGTCTGTATACGACAGAAGGCCGTGTTACGCCTCTCGAGGGACCTGTGAATATTCAGCAGGGTTTTCTGGAAGCGTCCGGCACAAACTCTATCGAAGAGATGATGGAACTGGTGTCGGCATCCAGGCTGTTTGAATCAAATATTAATATGATCAAGTTACAAGATGACTCTTTAGGGCGCTTATTACAAAGTATGCCTCGTCGTTAG
- the csrA gene encoding carbon storage regulator CsrA produces MLVLTRRKDEEIVINDNISIKVLSVKGNRVRLGVEAPDDVQVNRAEISKLVKQFEVECPAVPSCGF; encoded by the coding sequence ATGTTAGTGCTCACTAGACGTAAGGATGAAGAGATTGTTATCAATGATAACATCTCCATCAAAGTGCTATCTGTAAAGGGAAACCGAGTACGGTTGGGAGTGGAAGCACCTGACGATGTGCAGGTGAATCGAGCCGAAATTTCTAAGCTTGTCAAGCAGTTTGAAGTAGAATGTCCCGCAGTCCCAAGTTGTGGCTTTTGA
- a CDS encoding HDOD domain-containing protein, whose product MLVENDTDSVDLADKFVQRLDRLHSAPKVAQQILKLTRDPGSVIDDIVKCIEHDPGLAAKILQVVNSAKYGVARQITSIKHAVSYLGKDTIRMLTISFSMVESLTKGSKGRIFADYWQRALTTASIASFLADHHKCLKKDEAYTAGLLADVGILVLSQVEREQYSLIYESYPHGDALIKGEQQYFGFDHALLGARLLHHWDIPQEVVTAVENHHGTAQHGCPLGIALRTGSLLAGSLWNFSSVEYLEAEEILDSFFKLNPEQIETMIEACKQDVAESAELFGVNLEG is encoded by the coding sequence ATGTTAGTCGAAAACGATACTGATTCTGTTGATCTTGCTGATAAATTCGTACAACGTTTGGATCGATTGCACTCGGCTCCTAAGGTAGCCCAACAAATCTTAAAGTTGACACGCGATCCCGGAAGTGTGATTGATGATATTGTAAAATGTATCGAGCATGATCCGGGTCTCGCTGCGAAGATTCTGCAGGTCGTGAATTCAGCCAAATATGGAGTTGCGAGGCAAATTACGAGTATCAAACATGCCGTTTCCTACCTTGGAAAAGATACGATTCGCATGCTGACGATCAGTTTTTCAATGGTTGAGTCACTGACTAAAGGAAGTAAGGGGCGCATCTTCGCTGACTATTGGCAGCGTGCCTTAACAACGGCTTCCATTGCTTCGTTTCTAGCCGATCATCATAAGTGTTTGAAAAAAGATGAAGCTTACACAGCTGGCTTATTAGCAGATGTAGGAATCCTGGTTTTGTCACAAGTGGAGCGTGAACAGTACAGCCTGATCTATGAGAGCTATCCTCATGGAGATGCTCTCATAAAAGGCGAACAGCAATATTTTGGTTTTGATCATGCTTTGTTGGGAGCCCGTTTGCTTCATCATTGGGATATTCCACAAGAGGTTGTGACAGCCGTCGAAAATCATCATGGGACGGCACAGCATGGATGTCCGCTAGGAATTGCCTTGCGGACAGGTAGTCTGCTTGCTGGTTCATTATGGAACTTCTCTTCAGTCGAGTATCTGGAAGCGGAAGAGATTCTGGATTCGTTTTTCAAACTCAATCCAGAGCAAATCGAAACAATGATCGAAGCATGCAAACAGGATGTGGCCGAAAGTGCGGAGCTATTTGGTGTGAACCTGGAAGGGTAA
- a CDS encoding RAD55 family ATPase → MSKPRQQTGIPQLDDMLAGGLLPGKLTVVLGATGIGKTQLGLQYARTGLSQEGQTGILFDMATRGDSQSHSEYAERLFQWNLTEQSVDTPFNVETIWDEKQARKDYQHLFRQSGRRVTRRDMELDEWKEWKLVFVKKLDAAIAYFYSNFVHGVRRTIIDGIEPTERPSESFQFHAFEYVYHQILRKEYDWVARDLFRAQFRNNQEQVEHHRYDFQDIGCLLLLTTHEVMLDDLIQRPIESGDVLSNANTIILMGKIREGNQMSRALHIAKHRGSAVDESLVPYEIRESGIQLLR, encoded by the coding sequence ATGTCAAAGCCGCGACAACAAACGGGAATTCCACAACTGGATGACATGCTGGCGGGGGGCCTTCTGCCTGGTAAATTAACCGTCGTGCTGGGAGCGACGGGTATCGGCAAAACCCAGTTGGGACTGCAATATGCGCGGACAGGACTCTCGCAGGAAGGGCAAACTGGAATTTTATTCGATATGGCAACCCGAGGTGATTCTCAAAGCCATAGTGAATATGCAGAGCGGCTTTTTCAATGGAATCTTACTGAGCAGAGCGTCGATACGCCTTTCAATGTAGAAACGATCTGGGATGAGAAGCAGGCGCGGAAAGATTACCAACATCTGTTTCGTCAAAGTGGTCGCAGGGTCACAAGACGTGATATGGAATTGGATGAGTGGAAAGAGTGGAAGCTGGTGTTTGTCAAAAAGCTGGATGCCGCGATTGCTTACTTTTATTCCAATTTTGTGCATGGTGTGAGGAGAACGATAATCGATGGAATCGAGCCTACAGAGCGTCCCAGTGAATCCTTTCAGTTCCATGCATTTGAATATGTGTACCATCAGATTTTAAGAAAAGAATACGACTGGGTTGCCCGCGACCTGTTTCGGGCCCAGTTCCGCAACAATCAAGAGCAGGTCGAACATCACCGCTATGATTTTCAGGATATCGGTTGCCTCTTGTTGTTAACCACGCATGAGGTCATGCTGGATGATCTGATCCAGCGTCCCATCGAAAGTGGCGACGTGTTATCAAACGCGAATACCATTATCCTGATGGGAAAAATTCGCGAAGGAAATCAGATGAGTCGTGCACTACATATCGCAAAGCACCGTGGCAGTGCTGTTGATGAATCGCTTGTGCCGTACGAGATTCGGGAATCAGGTATTCAACTCCTCAGATAA
- a CDS encoding D-TA family PLP-dependent enzyme, whose protein sequence is MDACYQIDDTSQIISPGLIIFKDLVKDNLQKMVEIVGDPTRLRPHCKTHKMREIIALELSMGIEKHKAATFPEAEMLADTGVKDISLAYNLVGPNITRAVEFRKRWPDVSLQVTADHPGPIVQLGEAMSAAGTEIEVLLDLNTGQNRTGLEPGETAVELYQMIANTPGLIAAGLHVYDGQNHQIDFQEREAAVKAVWNDVSRLRDQLITEGLAVPRIVAGATGSFPIFASIDDPDIEVCPGTCVLHDVGYGELFPDLKFTPAGLVLTRVISRPDPDRITLDLGYKAIASDPAMENRCRFPDLPDAKAVLQNEEHLVVMSALANEFQPGDELLAIPRHICPTSALHKSVTVVSEGQVVDHWNVAARDRFLSV, encoded by the coding sequence ATGGATGCATGCTATCAGATTGACGACACAAGTCAGATTATTTCTCCGGGCTTGATTATCTTTAAGGATTTAGTCAAAGATAATTTGCAGAAGATGGTTGAAATTGTAGGAGATCCTACCCGCTTACGTCCTCATTGTAAAACACATAAAATGCGCGAAATTATTGCGCTGGAACTTTCGATGGGGATTGAAAAACATAAGGCGGCGACGTTTCCCGAAGCGGAAATGCTGGCGGATACGGGAGTCAAAGATATCAGTCTGGCGTATAATTTGGTGGGACCTAATATCACTCGAGCAGTTGAATTTCGTAAACGCTGGCCCGATGTTTCGCTGCAAGTGACAGCAGATCACCCCGGACCGATTGTGCAATTGGGTGAAGCAATGTCGGCCGCAGGTACTGAGATTGAAGTACTTCTTGATTTGAATACCGGGCAGAATCGAACCGGGCTCGAACCGGGAGAAACGGCGGTTGAATTGTATCAAATGATTGCAAATACACCGGGATTAATTGCCGCTGGATTGCACGTGTATGACGGGCAGAACCATCAGATCGATTTTCAGGAACGCGAAGCAGCCGTCAAAGCAGTCTGGAATGATGTGAGTCGATTACGAGATCAATTGATAACGGAAGGCTTAGCAGTACCTCGCATCGTGGCAGGTGCTACAGGATCGTTTCCGATTTTCGCGAGTATTGATGATCCGGATATCGAAGTCTGTCCGGGAACCTGTGTGTTACATGATGTGGGTTATGGGGAATTATTTCCCGACCTGAAATTTACTCCTGCTGGTTTAGTTTTAACGCGTGTGATCAGTCGTCCTGATCCGGATCGGATTACGTTGGATTTAGGATATAAGGCGATAGCTTCTGATCCGGCTATGGAAAATCGTTGCCGGTTTCCTGACCTTCCAGACGCGAAAGCTGTGCTGCAAAATGAAGAACATCTGGTGGTTATGAGCGCGCTTGCCAATGAATTTCAGCCGGGTGATGAACTACTGGCAATACCTCGGCACATTTGTCCGACTTCGGCGTTACATAAATCAGTAACGGTTGTCAGTGAAGGTCAGGTGGTAGATCATTGGAATGTAGCGGCCCGAGATCGTTTTCTTTCTGTTTGA
- a CDS encoding amidohydrolase family protein: protein MEYIDAHSHVWTPDVKKYPLAPGRKVSEMRPPSFTAEQLQAEMMAVGVNRVVLIQMSFYGFDNSYMLDSMAKYPGMFSGVAVINQNGENPTPEMLALKKKGVRGFRIAPKTKKVDEWLDGECMEQMWKTGAKEGLAMCCLMDAVGLPALDKMCQKHRDTTVVIDHLSRIGVTGEIDPQEVDMLCKMAKHPNVYVKTSAFYALGKKKMPYHDLAPMIKKVYQAFGANRLMWATDCPYQVQGDHTYKASIDLIQNGLLFLSQNDKKWILEQTAENVFFQGI from the coding sequence ATGGAATATATTGACGCACATTCGCACGTTTGGACTCCTGACGTTAAAAAATACCCTTTGGCGCCAGGACGAAAAGTTTCTGAAATGCGGCCTCCCAGCTTCACAGCGGAGCAATTACAGGCAGAGATGATGGCGGTTGGGGTGAATCGGGTTGTTCTGATTCAGATGTCGTTCTATGGATTCGATAACAGTTATATGTTGGATTCAATGGCCAAATATCCGGGGATGTTCTCAGGTGTTGCTGTAATCAATCAGAACGGCGAAAATCCGACACCAGAAATGCTGGCATTAAAAAAGAAAGGTGTGCGCGGATTCCGAATCGCTCCCAAAACCAAAAAGGTTGATGAGTGGCTGGATGGGGAATGTATGGAGCAGATGTGGAAAACGGGTGCCAAAGAAGGTCTGGCGATGTGCTGTCTGATGGATGCCGTTGGTTTGCCCGCTTTGGATAAAATGTGTCAGAAACACCGCGATACAACAGTGGTCATCGATCATCTTTCTCGAATCGGAGTTACAGGTGAAATTGATCCTCAAGAGGTCGATATGTTATGTAAGATGGCGAAGCATCCCAATGTCTATGTGAAAACTTCGGCGTTTTACGCACTGGGAAAAAAGAAGATGCCATATCACGACTTGGCTCCCATGATTAAGAAAGTGTATCAGGCATTTGGTGCGAATCGCTTAATGTGGGCGACTGACTGTCCTTACCAGGTTCAAGGCGATCATACTTATAAAGCATCCATTGATTTGATTCAGAATGGTTTGCTGTTTCTTTCTCAAAATGATAAAAAATGGATTTTGGAACAGACAGCGGAAAACGTTTTCTTCCAGGGTATTTAA
- a CDS encoding sodium:solute symporter family transporter yields MSFLFNPNTSLPVVFAESGSDAALVAFLIYTAAVFVLAALSNRLLKSKSFISEYFLGSRGLGVWAFALTFAATSSSGGSFTGFPSKIYSHGWILALWIGSYMVVPICTMGFIGKRLNQVARRSGSITVPDVIRDRFQSPAFGLMAVSLIVFFMSFNLVAQFKAGSLILQTLLDGVSLFESTADGLANAVAGLPLLSSAESPEYLLCLLVFGIAVVLYTTYGGFHAVVWTDVMQGIVMVIGVIIMLPLAISQAGGLENTTRLMAKMTPPRVSDPDKGGITLTLNKPSQEIVNIDAGAWITDEPIPGSKVPLLFRVIRATEIPAGETTVNEVKVLQLTTLDDIERILSRRDKENFLDDVSVSNIDLKAYAYGEEGSQQGAYVVGPGPSQNRSSGFLPLSLAISFFFMWAISGTGQPANMVRLMAFNNTKTLQRSICTVAIYYTLIYFPLVIIFCCARVLLPGMEGQSDRIMPAMAVFLTENIGMGWLAGLLVAAPFAAVMSTVDSFLLLISSAWVRDVYQRNINPEASEKTIKLLSYLATFVIGTAAMVVAINPPKFLQDIIVYVGSGLAASFLAPIVYGLYWRRVNAAGAMGAMIGGFSVHLAMYVTGYFVNGSFFRPYQLFNFDPIIIGLFVSFVSGFIVTKLTAPPPDELVQKYFYTTKTSS; encoded by the coding sequence TTGAGCTTTCTATTCAATCCCAATACCAGTTTGCCGGTCGTATTTGCCGAATCTGGTTCTGATGCGGCACTGGTTGCTTTTTTGATTTATACCGCTGCCGTGTTTGTATTGGCTGCGTTATCAAATCGTTTACTGAAGAGTAAAAGCTTTATCAGTGAATACTTTCTGGGAAGTCGTGGGCTAGGCGTCTGGGCATTTGCGTTGACGTTTGCTGCAACCAGTAGTTCTGGTGGAAGCTTTACCGGATTTCCTTCGAAAATTTACTCTCATGGTTGGATCCTCGCGCTTTGGATTGGGAGTTATATGGTAGTGCCAATCTGTACGATGGGTTTCATCGGCAAGCGGCTCAATCAGGTAGCACGCCGTTCCGGGTCCATCACAGTACCTGATGTCATTCGTGACCGATTTCAAAGCCCCGCTTTTGGATTGATGGCAGTTTCTTTGATTGTCTTTTTTATGTCGTTCAATCTGGTTGCGCAATTTAAAGCCGGTAGCTTAATCTTACAAACGCTGCTGGATGGTGTGTCACTGTTTGAAAGCACTGCAGATGGATTAGCGAATGCAGTTGCAGGTCTACCACTTCTTTCTTCTGCAGAGAGCCCTGAGTATCTTTTGTGTTTGTTAGTCTTTGGTATCGCAGTCGTCCTCTATACCACCTATGGTGGTTTTCATGCTGTGGTATGGACCGATGTCATGCAGGGGATTGTGATGGTTATTGGCGTGATCATCATGCTGCCATTGGCAATTTCACAGGCAGGGGGTTTGGAAAATACCACCAGACTGATGGCTAAAATGACACCACCGCGTGTCTCAGATCCAGATAAAGGGGGAATTACTCTCACACTGAATAAACCCAGCCAGGAGATTGTCAATATTGATGCCGGTGCCTGGATTACTGATGAGCCAATTCCTGGTTCAAAGGTGCCACTTTTATTTCGTGTCATTCGCGCGACAGAAATCCCGGCAGGCGAGACTACCGTGAATGAAGTTAAGGTACTTCAACTGACCACACTTGATGATATTGAACGCATACTGAGCCGTAGAGACAAAGAAAATTTTCTGGATGATGTGAGTGTTTCAAACATTGACTTGAAAGCCTACGCTTATGGTGAAGAGGGTAGTCAACAGGGGGCGTATGTGGTAGGTCCTGGACCAAGCCAAAATCGTTCCAGTGGTTTTTTGCCTTTGAGTCTGGCGATTTCCTTTTTCTTCATGTGGGCGATCTCCGGTACGGGACAACCGGCGAACATGGTCCGGTTGATGGCCTTTAATAATACAAAAACGCTACAGCGATCGATTTGTACGGTCGCCATTTATTACACACTGATTTATTTTCCGCTCGTGATCATCTTCTGTTGTGCTCGTGTTCTGTTGCCGGGAATGGAAGGCCAGTCAGACCGCATTATGCCGGCGATGGCGGTTTTTCTGACAGAGAATATTGGCATGGGTTGGTTAGCAGGTCTGTTGGTGGCTGCCCCCTTCGCAGCTGTGATGTCAACGGTCGACAGTTTTCTGCTTCTGATCTCTTCGGCCTGGGTTCGCGATGTGTATCAGCGGAATATCAATCCTGAAGCCAGTGAGAAGACGATTAAGCTTTTGAGTTATCTTGCCACATTTGTGATCGGAACAGCAGCGATGGTCGTGGCGATTAATCCGCCGAAATTTTTGCAGGATATTATTGTTTATGTAGGCAGCGGTTTAGCAGCCAGTTTTCTGGCACCAATTGTCTATGGCTTATACTGGCGACGGGTCAATGCGGCGGGGGCGATGGGGGCGATGATCGGTGGGTTTTCCGTGCATCTTGCCATGTATGTCACCGGATATTTTGTGAATGGGAGTTTCTTCCGTCCTTATCAATTGTTTAACTTCGATCCCATTATCATTGGGCTATTTGTGTCTTTCGTTTCTGGATTTATCGTAACGAAACTGACCGCACCACCTCCGGATGAATTAGTACAAAAATATTTTTACACAACCAAGACCAGTTCCTGA